One genomic region from Chelmon rostratus isolate fCheRos1 chromosome 11, fCheRos1.pri, whole genome shotgun sequence encodes:
- the golga4 gene encoding golgin subfamily A member 4 isoform X2, with the protein MLAGMIAEPAFLSEYTIFALDHSKRPKTAQVASVSASKAPARSPRGSINGDGSASPQREETQSFTQKLQLKVPSMESLIRGGASRAESLFRSPSKENLVRSSSRDSLTPVGENESPGGPTYDPPSDIESEAEEPPGSVESLSKEQLLHRLLRVERSLGKYRGKYSELVTAYRTVQRDKEKTQVILSQSQDKALRRIGELREELQMDQQAKKHLQDEFDAALEEKDQMITVLQTQVALLKKRVKGVSDGTVPPEGDVPQSEDASDSSTQSPLNEQGHEPEVSEGEGNSDPTKLMEALQKRVKRQENLLQKCKEVMRTHKERSAQLGTENETLQEQLQERLQELEKIKELHTTEKTKLITQLRDAKNLIEQLEQDKGMVIAETKRQMHETLEMKEDEVAQLRARLQQATAQKEELQEQKEKAEKSAFEELERALGVAQRAEEARKQLQVQLEEQVKEVERVSEEERKSLQQKLTRVKQEVVAIMKQSSEETVANLEKLHSEALAAKEEETSARINKAVEQCKEEFAQLAKEREQQASLALEDLELQKTALRAEADNKVKDIQLELEAAKTRILELESSLEIAQDGSSMSNELSSQLDELKDKHKEQISALEEKHQEQLEKHKGTLTQQHNAALEELKEKHSVEIETLLKDKELQFQTHVEDMNQKTLEKLDAKQAELEAVSVELSEALKSKQLLEEKLVAAEDANSLAQQDHEKRFQDWEAKHNVELENIKQEHEQSLGGIEKTLKEELNALKIVLREKEKDIEERILRENTLQEESQELNVKVKELEELQQCLSQSQLENVSLKDSNAHLSKISEEFDQCKKDLTDLQHQLEIAKNDCQQKEKSLQELEQQLQQSRKELSEQEKSFTAELNMKQEEQTNLKKQLDDEKAAHEKKMKNTITEMEAKLKSQETKMEKFKQKAKDMHESFKKKLQQNEESMKKELAKKEKELQEKEQQVQEKIVEMAQKSSQGLSSAMSELQANHKEELEKLHDTHKHAIEELEHRWQEKLGQQEEELTEKHGHTLQEKAQELEDISQQLSRGKEENEQVLCEVKDLKEDLAIRETTVQKLQEELNEAAVKLESLSQAEALLKEQMESVERNLNQALSERNSLQDQLNTTKEENREKLKTLSDKLQETEMHLKALEGSTCKESEDLQKKFEENVVQLQAVIHTKVETICTLEENLHQQTEENKNLCISLEQMTAQVNAHTEHVKALTQEKENHCQALSEKVQKIEELSEANRIISESMKTNESHISNLESINSDLKNQLASSIKEKEKAINQLNQQYKEEKQQAAEITERLEQDRKSAVEQADALRNSLSESENKAETKFTQYDNTITSLQTRLEELEREISEKNDALQRLTASIDNQSISKSEMDQVLSEKEQRVSGLTSELESCFSRLGELQDQLALKTKECEQLTADLKQQHSIRENEKREFAEQLQQTQMQRTQNGILEQEMVEKLRSLEEDNQKCKHKLESQKEEFEKMKDEISKSKEESLKATEKMSAESARKVSELKKKAEQKIAQIKKQLTSQLEEKEQAIRALQSSLEEIKSNETSGKQHAETLEEKTKTLEEALATLKEEQEKQVKQILSNERLDKDRSLEELRNMYEEKLSSLQTDVAQQGELKEAESALHEVKAKLKEAEEQNGNLLAEINKLKEEICEKDAQLDQHQAAIQQVPNPSPPRAEMMVECSSIQQTRSTMQNHSPMEEEDGDSLESLKSSLSQVRNEKEKIHKDFSRLQKDMRLLRKEHEQDLEYVKKELLEEQEKKLKLELEDVEMKHNSAIKQLMREFNTQMALKETELDKAVKETIGKAQSVESELISSHREEVSQLRKLLSQKEDDLHKTVQTYEQVIQSREEEMGDRVWQVQKELEELQGRSHDTAEMSTEELQAQLAEKTTLLSEARLKEQGFVERIHTLEDKIKCFHRSTVVTHLGSTFKDPGFNSTDPLSEATEMEYLRKVLFEYMMGRETKTMAKVITSMLKFPPDQAQKVLDKEDSKAIPWLR; encoded by the exons ATGCTGGCCGGGATGATAGCAGAGCCCGCTTTTCTCTCTGAGTATACTATCTTTGCTCTGGACCATTCAAAACGACCCAAAACGGCCCAGGTAGCCAGTGTG AGTGCCTCCAAAGCACCAGCAAGATCTCCCAGAGGTAGCATCAATGGGGATGGAAGTGCTTCTCCTCAA agagaggagacacagtCATTTACCCAGAAACTGCAGTTGAAAGTTCCTTCAATGGAGTCATTGATTCGTGGTGGTGCCAGTCGAGCAGAAAGCCTGTTCCGCTCCCCCTCCAAAGAAAACCTGGTTCGAAGCTCATCGCGTGACTCCCTGACACCTGTGGGAGAAAACGAGTCCCCGGGCGGCCCCACATACGATCCCCCCTCAGATATTGAAAGCGAGGCTGAGGAGCCACCTGGAAGTGTAGAGTCCCTTTCCAAAGAGCAGTTGTTGCACCGATTGCTTAGAGTGGAGAGGAGCCTGGGGAAGTACAGAGGGAAGTACTCAGAG CTGGTTACTGCGTATCGAACAGTACAACgagataaagaaaagacacag GTCATCCTCAGTCAGAGTCAAGATAAAGCTCTCCGCAGGATAGGGGAGCTGCGGGAG GAGCTTCAAATGGACCAGCAGGCTAAGAAACACCTCCAGGATGAGTTTGATGCTGCGCTGGAGGAGAAAGACCAGATGATCACTGTACTCCAAACACAG GTTGCTCTGTTGAAGAAACGTGTCAAGGGTGTATCTGACGGCACTGTGCCACCTGAGGGAGATGTTCCTCAATCTGAAGATGCTTCAGACTCTTCCACACAAAGTCCTTTGAATGAGCAAGGACACGAGCCTGAAGTCTCTGAGG GAGAGGGCAACAGTGATCCAACCAAACTTATGGAGGCTCTGCAGAAGAGAGTGAAGAGGCAGGAAAACCTGCTGCAGAAGTGCAAAGAAGTGATGCGGACTCACAAGGAGCGGAGCGCTCAGCTGGGCACCGAGAATGAAactctgcaggagcagctgcaggagagactgcaggagctggagaagatAAAG GAACtgcacacaacagaaaagacCAAGTTGATCACTCAGCTGCGCGATGCCAAGAACCTCATTGAACAGCTGGAACAGGACAAG GGAATGGTCATTGCTGAGACAAAGCGCCAAATGCATGAGACATTGGAAATGAAAGAAGATGAGGTTGCACAGCTACGTGCCAGACTCCAGCAGGCTACTGCCCAGAAAGAAGAATTAcaggaacagaaagaaaaagcagagaaatcAG catttgaagAACTTGAGCGGGCATTGGGTGTAGCTCAGAGGGCGGAGGAGGCCCgaaaacagctgcaggttcagctgGAGGAGCAAGTGAAAGAAGTTGAAAGGGtcagtgaggaagagaggaagagtctGCAGCAGAAGCTCACACGAGTCAAACAGGAGGTCGTCGCCATCATGAAG CAATCATCAGAGGAAACGGTGGCCAATCTGGAAAAACTCCACAGTGAAGCTTTGGCTGCTAAAGAAGAAGAGACAAGTGCCAGAATCAACAAAGCTGTG GAGCAATGCAAAGAGGAGTTTGCCCAGTTAGCCAAGGAGCGAGAACAGCAGGCGTCTCTGGCTCTGGAGGATTTAGAGTTACAGAAGACGGCTCTGAGGGCAGAAGCTGATAACAAGGTTAAAGACATACAGTTGGAACTGGAAGCTGCAAAAACT AGAATATTGGAGCTGGAGAGCTCTCTGGAGATCGCACAAGATGGATCAAGCATGTCCAATGAACTCTCCAGTCAGTTGGATGAGCTGAAGGATAAACATAAAGAGCAAATCTCTGCATTAGAGGAAAAGCACCAGGAGCAGCTGGAAAAGCACAAGGGCACCCTAACCCAGCAGCATAATGCTGCTCTTGAGGAGCTCAAGGAAAAACACAGCGTTGAGATTGAGACCCTTCTGAAAGATAAAGAACTGCAGTTCCAAACACATGTTGAAGACATGAACCAGAAAACTTTAGAGAAACTGGATGCAAagcaggcagagctggaggCAGTTTCTGTTGAACTCTCTGAGGCTTTGAAGAGTAAACAGCTCCTGGAGGAGAAGTTGGTGGCAGCTGAAGATGCTAATAGTTTAGCTCAACAGGACCATGAGAAGAGGTTTCAAGATTGGGAGGCAAAGCACAATGTAGAACTTGAAAATATCAAACAGGAGCACGAGCAGTCACTCGGAGGTATAGAGAAAACTCTGAAGGAGGAACTTAATGCATTGAAGATTGTCCtgagggaaaaggaaaaggataTTGAGGAGCGCATCCTTAGAGAAAACACGTTACAAGAAGAATCACAAGAGTTAAATGTCAAGGTTAAGGAattggaggagctgcagcaatGTTTATCACAATCCCAGCTTGAAAATGTGAGCTTAAAGGACTCTAATGCACACTTGAGCAAGATCTCAGAGGAGTTTGATCAGTGTAAGAAGGATTTGACAGATTTGCAGCATCAGTTGGAAATAGCAAAGAATGATTGTCAACAAAAAGAGAAGTCACTTCAAGAATTAGAGCAGCAGTTACAACAGAGCAGAAAGGAGctgtcagagcaggagaagTCATTTACTGCAGAACTGAACATGAAGCAGgaagaacaaacaaacctcAAGAAACAGCTAGATGATGAAAAAGCCGCCCAtgagaagaagatgaaaaacacTATAACTGAGATGGAAGCTAAGCTGAAAtcacaggaaacaaaaatggaaaagttTAAACAGAAGGCCAAAGACATGCATGAGAGCTTTAAGAAAAAGCTTCAGCAGAATGAAGAAAGCATGAAGAAGGAACTTgcaaagaaggagaaagagctTCAGGAGAAAGAGCAACAAGTTCAAGAGAAAATTGTGGAAATGGCCCAAAAAAGTTCCCAAGGCCTCAGTAGTGCAATGTCTGAGCTGCAGGCCAACCATAAGGAGGAACTGGAGAAGCTACATGACACCCATAAGCATGCGATTGAGGAGCTGGAGCATCGTTGGCAGGAGAAGTTaggacagcaggaggaagagttAACGGAGAAGCACGGGCACACACTACAAGAGAAGGCTCAGGAACTGGAGGACATTTCTCAGCAACTGAGCAGAGGCAAAGAGGAGAACGAGCAGGTGTTGTGTGAAGTAAAAGATTTAAAGGAGGACCTGGCAATTCGAGAAACCACCGTGCAGAAGCTGCAAGAAGAGCTGAACGAAGCAGCGGTTAAGCTTGAAAGTTTGTCCCAGGCCGAGGCGTTGCTCAAAGAGCAAATGGAGTCAGTGGAGAGGAACCTTAACCAGGCTCTGAGTGAGAGGAACTCCCTCCAAGACCAGCTTAATACAACAAAggaagagaacagagagaagttAAAGACCTTGTCAGAtaagctgcaggaaacagagatGCATCTTAAAGCACTGGAAGGTTCCACGTGTAAGGAAAGTGAGGACTTGCAGAAGAAATTTGAGGAAAATGTCGTTCAGCTACAAGCCGTTATCCATACTAAAGTAGAAACAATTTGCACATTAGAGGAGAATCTCCACCAGCAGACGGAGGAGAATAAGAATCTATGCATTTCATTAGAGCAGATGACTGCTCAGGTAAATGCTCATACTGAGCATGTCAAAGCCTTAACACAAGAGAAGGAGAATCATTGTCAAGCTCTCAGTGAGAAAGTTCAGAAAATTGAGGAGCTGAGTGAAGCAAATAGAATCATATCAGAAagtatgaaaacaaatgagtcaCATATCAGTAACTTGGAAAGCATCAACAGTGACTTGAAAAATCAGCTAGCAAGTAGCataaaagagaaggagaaagccATAAATCAGCTGAACCAGCAGTATAAAGAGGAGAAACAACAGGCTGCTGAGATCACAGAGAGATTAGAGCAGGACAGAAAGTCTGCAGTAGAGCAGGCGGACGCACTCAGGAACAGTCTGTCTGAGTCTGAGAACAAGGCAGAGACCAAGTTCACCCAGTATGACAACACTATCACATCTCTGCAGACCAGACTTGAAGAGCTGGAGCGAGAAATCTCTGAAAAGAATGATGCTCTGCAAAGGCTGACAGCAAGTATTGACAATCAGTCCATCAGCAAGTCTGAGATGGACCAGGTGTTGAGCGAGAAAGAGCAGAGGGTCAGCGGACTTACCTCGGAGCTGGAGAGCTGCTTCAGTCGCCTTGGTGAGCTTCAGGACCAGTTAGCCTTAAAGACAAAAGAGTGTGAACAACTCACAGCTGAcctcaaacagcaacacagcatCAGGGAGAATGAGAAGAGAGAGtttgcagagcagctgcagcagacccAGATGCAGCGCACTCAGAACGGTATTTTGGAGCAGGAGATGGTCGAAAAACTACGCTCGCTTGAGGAAGACAACCAAAAGTGTAAACACAAGCTTGAGAGTCAAAAGGAGGAatttgaaaagatgaaagatgagaTTTCCAAGAGCAAGGAGGAGAGCCTGAAGGCAACTGAGAAGATGTCTGCAGAGAGTGCTCGGAAAGTttcagagctgaagaagaaggCTGAGCAGAAAATCGCTCAGATTAAGAAACAGCTAACCTCGCAGCTCGAGGAAAAAGAGCAGGCGATCAGGGCTCTTCAGAGCAGCCTGGAGGAAATCAAGAGCAACGAAACGTCCGGCAAACAACACGCAGAGACAttagaagagaaaacaaaaacactggagGAAGCTCTTGCCACGCTTAAGGAAGAGCAAGAGAAACAAGTTAAACAGATTCTGAGTAATGAGAGGCTAGATAAAGACAGGTCCTTAGAGGAACTGAGAAACATGTACGAAGAGAAGCTGTCCTCGCTTCAGACAGATGTAGCACAACAAGGAGAGCTCAAAGAAGCTGAATCAGCATTGCATGAAGTCAAGGCAAAGCTAAAAGAAGCAGAAGAGCAGAATGGAAACCTTCTTGCGGAAATAAATAAGCTGAAAGAAGAAATATGTGAGAAGGATGCTCAGCTCGATCAACATCAGGCAGCTATTCAGCAGGTCCCAAATCCATCACCGCCCAGGGCTGAGATGATGGTGGAGTGTAGCAGCATCCAGCAAACCAGGAGCACGATGCAAAACCACTCTCCGATGGAAGAAGAGGACGGTGATTCTCTAGAGTCTCTCAAGAGCAGCCTGAGTCAGGTGAGGAACGAGAAGGAGAAAATCCACAAGGACTTCTCCAGGCTGCAGAAAGACATGCGACTACTGAGGAAGGAGCATGAGCAGGACCTAGAATACGTGAAGAAGGAGTTGTTAGAGGAGCAAGAGAAGAAGCTAAA ACTGGAGTTGGAAGATGTGGAAATGAAGCACAATTCTGCTATCAAGCAGTTAATGAGGGAGTTCAACACACAGATGGCTTTGAAAGAGACGGAGCTCGATAAAGCAGTGAAGGAGACCATTG GCAAGGCCCAGAGTGTAGAGTCGGAGCTCATCAGTAGCCATCGTGAAGAAGTCAGCCAGCTGAGGAAGCTGCTTTCCCAGAAGGAGGATGATTTGCACAAAACTGTTCAGACGTATGAACAGGTTATACAG AGTcgagaggaggagatgggagaCAGAGTGTGGCAGGTCCAGAAGGAACTGGAGGAGTTGCAAGGAAGGAGCCATGACACTGCTGAG ATGAGCACAGAAGAACTACAG GCTCAGCTAGCGGAGAAGACGACTTTGCTGAGCGAGGCCCGGCTGAAGGAGCAGGGCTTTGTTGAAAGA ATTCACACGCTTGAGGACAAGATTAAATGTTTCCACCGGAGCACTGTTGTAACTCATCTCGGGAGCACATTCAAAG ATCCAGGATTCAACAGCACTGATCCGCTCTCAGAAGCCACTGAGATGGAGTACCTGAGGAAGGTGCTGTTTGAATACATGATGGGACGGGAAAcaaaa